The Solibacillus daqui genome has a segment encoding these proteins:
- a CDS encoding Crp/Fnr family transcriptional regulator — MSTIETAIILPITITTFFQTKGILLKVEKGMHIFQEGSLADQLYLIKKGTVQISKETESGKELAIRICGEHNLIGETTVFCCSTFHTTTAKAIMNTELYAISRDLFENYLHHEPTIMTDYLKWLQIEHIKDQSRLRDLVLHGKKGALYSTLIRLANTYGEFQSPNEVTIRLALTNTEIANLCATSREMINRMFSELRKQHVLSTEKGYITIHNLSFLKREIECENCPLAVCRID, encoded by the coding sequence GTGAGTACAATCGAAACGGCAATTATTTTGCCCATTACAATCACTACTTTCTTTCAAACTAAAGGCATATTATTAAAAGTAGAAAAGGGCATGCATATTTTTCAAGAAGGAAGCCTAGCAGATCAACTTTATCTTATAAAAAAAGGGACTGTACAAATTAGCAAAGAAACTGAAAGCGGGAAAGAATTAGCCATTCGTATTTGTGGGGAGCATAATTTAATTGGCGAAACGACGGTTTTTTGTTGTAGCACCTTTCATACAACAACAGCTAAGGCCATCATGAATACCGAACTTTATGCTATTTCACGTGACTTATTTGAAAACTATTTACATCATGAACCTACTATAATGACCGACTATTTAAAATGGCTTCAAATTGAGCATATAAAAGATCAAAGTCGTTTACGTGATTTAGTGCTTCATGGCAAAAAAGGGGCGCTTTATTCTACACTCATACGTCTAGCGAATACGTATGGTGAGTTTCAATCGCCTAATGAAGTGACAATCCGACTCGCTTTAACAAATACCGAAATCGCCAATTTATGTGCGACAAGCCGCGAAATGATAAATCGCATGTTTAGTGAATTACGTAAACAGCATGTGCTATCCACCGAAAAAGGTTACATCACAATTCATAATTTATCGTTTTTAAAACGCGAAATTGAATGTGAGAACTGCCCGCTTGCCGTTTGTCGCATTGATTAA
- a CDS encoding YisL family protein, which yields MSFLSSTTHLHITTWVIALVLFFIAALASKKLTGVHMALRVMYILIIISGGALFLEWRDKISESGMNYDMKVLFGILVIGFMEMVLVRKGKGKSVNLFWILFAVALLVTLYLGLSMGIGMNF from the coding sequence ATGAGTTTTTTATCAAGCACAACGCATTTACACATCACAACTTGGGTAATTGCATTAGTTTTATTCTTCATCGCAGCATTAGCTAGCAAAAAGTTAACAGGTGTGCATATGGCATTACGCGTTATGTACATTTTAATCATTATTTCAGGTGGCGCATTATTCTTAGAATGGCGCGACAAAATTTCTGAAAGCGGCATGAACTATGATATGAAGGTGCTATTCGGTATTTTAGTAATCGGCTTCATGGAAATGGTTTTAGTACGTAAAGGTAAAGGCAAATCAGTTAATTTATTCTGGATTTTATTTGCTGTTGCATTATTAGTAACATTATACCTAGGCTTAAGCATGGGTATCGGTATGAACTTCTAA
- a CDS encoding phosphoglycerate mutase encodes MEGIDTSKEAINIDLALIKSCLRLINQTVILSKQRGETFTVSENEELHMLISKIDKELSKIKSNIHYDSNNTMVR; translated from the coding sequence ATGGAGGGAATAGACACAAGTAAAGAAGCAATAAATATTGATTTGGCATTGATTAAATCTTGTTTGAGGCTGATTAATCAAACTGTGATTTTAAGCAAACAAAGAGGAGAAACCTTTACCGTTTCAGAAAATGAAGAGTTACATATGTTAATTTCCAAAATTGATAAAGAGTTGAGCAAAATTAAGTCGAACATACACTATGATTCAAATAATACTATGGTCCGCTAA
- a CDS encoding serine aminopeptidase domain-containing protein has protein sequence MIVKRELWSDIPLLHVYNEEMNEQSPVVIFLHGFLSAKEHNLHYAYQLVQQGIRVILPDAYLHGERSETSSEVMMNAHFWKIVLTSVKEVHTIYEQLKAKNYVTNGKIGIAGTSMGGIVTSGCLAVYPWVQTAGICMGTTSFTNLALHQVEDMKQREIDFPMSEQEQSDLLTLLSQFNLEDHVAMWSGKPIIFWHGMRDTVVPYQMSRDFYDGLTDKLLKSITYLSEEKAGHAVSRDGVLQVTQFIAQRLA, from the coding sequence ATGATCGTAAAACGTGAGCTTTGGAGCGATATTCCGTTATTACATGTATATAATGAAGAAATGAATGAACAATCGCCCGTTGTAATTTTTTTACATGGGTTTTTAAGTGCGAAAGAGCATAATCTGCATTATGCCTATCAGCTTGTGCAGCAAGGAATTCGTGTAATTTTACCAGATGCCTATTTACATGGTGAGCGTTCGGAAACATCGTCAGAAGTAATGATGAATGCGCATTTTTGGAAGATTGTTTTAACATCTGTGAAAGAAGTACATACTATTTATGAGCAATTAAAGGCAAAAAATTATGTAACGAATGGTAAAATCGGCATAGCAGGGACTTCAATGGGAGGTATTGTGACGTCGGGTTGCTTAGCTGTATATCCTTGGGTTCAAACGGCGGGTATTTGTATGGGAACAACAAGCTTTACAAATTTGGCACTGCATCAAGTAGAAGACATGAAGCAGCGTGAAATCGATTTCCCGATGTCAGAACAAGAACAGTCAGACTTATTGACACTACTAAGTCAATTTAATCTGGAAGACCATGTAGCAATGTGGAGTGGGAAACCAATTATTTTCTGGCATGGCATGCGCGATACGGTAGTACCTTATCAAATGAGCCGTGATTTTTATGATGGGCTAACAGATAAGCTACTGAAATCTATCACTTATTTATCAGAAGAGAAGGCTGGTCATGCAGTTTCACGAGATGGTGTATTACAAGTGACGCAATTTATTGCACAACGTTTGGCATAA
- a CDS encoding fumarylacetoacetate hydrolase family protein yields the protein MKLLSFKVNDQIKFGPKVKKEEAVWDVIEIQKQLNVLKAFPETIIDGIALGYEFVEQVRKLVDAAQKHEDSAQFKLAYSDIEWLSPIPRTPKNILCVGKNYNDHAVEMGADKAPEDIMIFTKSPTAIAADESTLPVHADLTDSLDYEGELAIVIGKRGKNIAKGMAIDYVFGYTIANDLTARDLQQKHKQFFLGKSLDGSCPMGPYLVTKDEIPDPHALSIVTKVNGEVRQNGSTKDMMFTVSDIIAIVSKYVTLEPGDVILTGTPAGVGKGMNPPQFLKAGDEVKISIEGIGTLANRFA from the coding sequence ATGAAATTGTTATCATTTAAAGTTAATGACCAAATAAAGTTTGGACCAAAAGTGAAAAAAGAAGAGGCAGTTTGGGATGTTATTGAAATTCAAAAACAACTAAACGTTTTAAAAGCCTTCCCTGAAACAATTATTGATGGTATTGCGTTAGGCTATGAATTTGTTGAGCAAGTTCGTAAGTTAGTAGATGCCGCACAAAAACATGAAGACAGTGCGCAATTTAAATTAGCGTATTCAGATATTGAATGGTTATCACCAATTCCTCGTACACCAAAAAATATTTTATGTGTAGGAAAGAATTACAACGATCACGCAGTTGAAATGGGTGCCGACAAAGCGCCAGAAGATATTATGATTTTCACGAAATCTCCAACAGCTATAGCAGCTGATGAGTCAACATTACCGGTACATGCAGACTTAACGGATTCACTTGATTATGAAGGTGAGTTGGCGATTGTTATCGGGAAGCGTGGTAAAAATATTGCTAAGGGAATGGCAATTGACTATGTGTTTGGTTATACAATTGCAAATGATCTTACAGCGCGTGACCTTCAACAAAAACATAAACAGTTCTTCTTAGGAAAGAGCTTAGATGGCAGCTGTCCGATGGGACCGTACTTAGTGACAAAAGACGAAATTCCTGATCCACATGCACTTTCAATCGTAACGAAAGTAAATGGAGAAGTACGTCAAAACGGTTCAACGAAAGATATGATGTTTACGGTGTCAGATATAATTGCAATCGTATCAAAATACGTAACGCTTGAGCCAGGCGATGTGATTTTAACGGGTACCCCAGCTGGAGTGGGTAAGGGCATGAATCCACCACAATTTTTAAAAGCAGGCGATGAAGTGAAAATTTCGATTGAAGGAATTGGAACGCTAGCAAATCGCTTCGCCTAA
- a CDS encoding Cof-type HAD-IIB family hydrolase, giving the protein MKEHLIVLDLDGTLLTDEKVISALTKDTLLKAKQAGHQVMIATGRPYRASQLYYNELVLTTPIVNFNGALIHHPKNPMWKTIHTTVDLHVVHDVVESIHKYEYENLIAEVMDDVYIHREDDGMLEMFHMGSPNILLGNLTQTLLQNPTSLLVHADDANTPIIRKHLHDVHAELIEHRRWGAPFPIIEIVRKGLSKAVGIDHIAKEMGIPRDRIIAFGDEDNDLEMIEYAGVGVAMNNGISELKNIANEITLSNNEDGIAKFLLERLKL; this is encoded by the coding sequence ATGAAAGAACACCTAATCGTTTTGGACTTAGATGGCACACTTTTAACTGACGAAAAAGTCATTTCCGCCTTAACAAAAGATACACTCTTAAAAGCAAAACAAGCTGGTCACCAAGTAATGATCGCAACAGGACGTCCATACCGCGCAAGCCAGCTTTACTATAATGAACTCGTTTTAACAACACCAATCGTAAACTTTAACGGTGCATTAATCCACCATCCCAAAAATCCAATGTGGAAAACCATTCATACTACAGTCGACTTGCATGTAGTTCATGATGTTGTAGAGTCGATACACAAATACGAGTACGAAAATTTAATTGCAGAAGTGATGGACGACGTGTACATTCACCGCGAAGATGATGGCATGTTAGAAATGTTCCATATGGGTAGCCCAAACATTTTACTTGGTAATTTAACACAAACATTATTACAAAATCCTACGAGTTTATTAGTCCATGCCGACGATGCGAATACCCCGATTATTCGCAAACACTTACATGATGTCCATGCTGAATTAATCGAGCATCGTCGTTGGGGCGCACCATTCCCAATTATCGAAATCGTACGAAAAGGCTTAAGCAAAGCTGTGGGGATTGACCATATCGCGAAAGAAATGGGGATTCCCCGCGATCGCATTATCGCATTTGGCGATGAGGACAATGATTTAGAGATGATCGAATATGCAGGTGTTGGTGTAGCAATGAATAACGGTATTTCTGAGCTGAAAAACATTGCTAATGAAATTACATTATCCAATAATGAGGACGGTATCGCGAAATTTCTACTAGAACGTTTAAAGCTTTAA
- a CDS encoding YjzD family protein encodes MQYIVTFFWSFLLISMLNYVVSSVLNVDFNFMNGVIISLVFSVLVFIIAAVIPNESTPDAEAEHH; translated from the coding sequence ATGCAATATATCGTTACATTCTTTTGGTCATTCTTATTAATTTCAATGTTAAACTACGTAGTAAGCTCAGTATTAAACGTAGATTTTAACTTTATGAATGGCGTTATTATTTCTTTAGTATTCAGTGTATTAGTATTTATTATCGCTGCAGTAATTCCAAACGAATCTACTCCAGACGCAGAAGCAGAACACCACTAA
- a CDS encoding helix-turn-helix transcriptional regulator — protein sequence MKESFGDSIVNKVYEFRVLKRMSQKDLADAVGVSKQTIFVMEKNNYSPSLVLAYRIANFFEVDINEIFSYVGEGDNND from the coding sequence GTGAAAGAGAGCTTTGGTGATTCAATCGTAAACAAGGTATATGAGTTTAGAGTGTTAAAGCGGATGTCTCAAAAGGATCTGGCAGATGCAGTTGGGGTCTCCAAACAAACTATTTTTGTTATGGAAAAGAATAATTACTCACCATCTTTAGTGTTAGCCTATAGAATTGCCAATTTTTTTGAAGTAGATATTAATGAAATATTTTCATATGTAGGAGAGGGAGATAACAATGATTGA
- a CDS encoding DUF418 domain-containing protein gives MEFRPVGSKERIVTLDILRGFSLLGILLVNMFGFYLPMPHIADLSNWFSEAQDIILQQLLDIYVQSSFYPLFSMLFGYGLAMQFLKAKQTGANFYRFAPKRMVILFAVGMLHAIFIWWGDILATYAFCGVFLIALMRLPAKWLLTIAIVVNGLYHAFILSLYKVSDMFTMTTDSMSVDIEAIQSAIAAYGVGTWVDAFSQRLVDLSIQMSVFMWISSLFTILPYLLIGAALAKWQLIERAKEKLVIWFVLALVGIGVGIYVKSLPIVGAQTFGNEYLQVYIGGPILALGYIAVVTLITQLPVVAKILTPVAKAGRMSMTLYIMQSIVCTALFYNWGFSLYGEVNVQMGIFIALAIYVSQLLIAELYFTKFKQGPLEATMKRLTYGNKISEK, from the coding sequence GTGGAGTTTCGCCCAGTAGGTTCAAAGGAGCGTATTGTAACGCTTGATATACTTCGAGGTTTTAGTTTGCTTGGTATTTTACTAGTGAATATGTTTGGATTTTATTTACCGATGCCTCATATAGCAGATTTAAGTAATTGGTTTAGTGAAGCACAGGATATAATTTTGCAGCAACTTTTAGATATTTATGTGCAAAGTAGTTTTTATCCGTTATTTTCAATGCTGTTCGGGTATGGTTTAGCAATGCAGTTTTTAAAGGCAAAACAAACGGGGGCTAACTTTTATCGTTTTGCACCTAAGCGAATGGTTATTTTATTTGCAGTGGGGATGCTACATGCCATTTTCATTTGGTGGGGCGATATTTTGGCAACGTATGCATTTTGTGGTGTCTTTTTGATTGCATTGATGCGTCTTCCAGCAAAATGGCTATTAACAATAGCCATTGTCGTGAATGGATTGTATCACGCGTTTATCTTAAGTTTGTACAAGGTCAGTGATATGTTTACTATGACAACAGATAGCATGTCTGTTGATATTGAAGCAATTCAAAGCGCCATTGCGGCATATGGTGTGGGGACTTGGGTAGATGCATTTTCGCAGCGCTTAGTTGATTTGTCGATTCAAATGAGCGTATTTATGTGGATTTCGTCGCTGTTTACGATTTTACCCTATCTGTTAATCGGTGCGGCACTTGCAAAATGGCAATTGATTGAACGTGCGAAAGAAAAACTAGTGATATGGTTTGTACTAGCGCTCGTTGGAATCGGCGTAGGCATTTATGTAAAAAGCTTGCCGATTGTAGGTGCGCAAACATTTGGTAATGAATATTTACAAGTGTATATTGGTGGTCCGATTTTAGCATTAGGCTATATTGCGGTTGTGACGTTAATAACGCAGCTACCAGTCGTTGCAAAAATTTTAACACCGGTCGCTAAAGCTGGTCGTATGTCGATGACACTTTACATTATGCAGTCCATCGTATGTACAGCACTATTTTATAATTGGGGCTTTAGCTTGTATGGTGAGGTTAATGTACAAATGGGGATCTTTATTGCGCTCGCGATTTATGTCAGCCAGTTACTAATCGCAGAGCTTTATTTTACAAAGTTTAAGCAAGGTCCACTCGAAGCAACGATGAAACGATTAACCTATGGTAATAAGATTTCGGAAAAGTAA
- a CDS encoding alpha-amylase family glycosyl hydrolase — MKLKKWLSVLTAVVLLSTTFAFGSIANAENKASTIADESIYDLLVDRFFNGTGKNDDEQVNTKDPEMFAGGDFDGLVKKVDYIADMGYTILSIGSVFETKKYDGSMVTSYSALESHFGTEEEFQNMLHTYQNQDIKIMVDFPLSNVSPNHEWASEAGFVTSANDGKIQWDLTNTAVQDKLIESASQFVSKFGINGVRLTNIESADTAFLNRMIDTLKAGNSNVYVITNSESDANFDAKFYEDTANLFTNAFKNVDLDTGVLETHINEATSGTPVLSMTDTIWSDRFTLSSTEEEMYQPTRSKMSIASTLLLPGVPVVTYGSEIAMNGTAGAEAHQYYNFKTDSELVDYIGNLQTLLNDSDTLRSGEFKWIENDNGFMAFERKSDKEDWIVVINNSSKTKRVNLPVAEIGEGKEIRGMFDSEIIRANKDGNYTIILDREMVEVYQIIDARGINMSYIIALGLVVVIYTTFMIVVMKRGKKRRTEQVNNG, encoded by the coding sequence TTGAAACTGAAAAAGTGGTTGAGTGTATTAACTGCGGTTGTGCTGCTTTCGACGACTTTTGCATTTGGAAGTATCGCAAATGCCGAAAACAAAGCAAGTACAATAGCAGATGAAAGTATATACGATTTATTAGTAGACCGTTTCTTTAATGGTACAGGTAAAAATGATGATGAACAAGTAAATACAAAAGACCCAGAGATGTTTGCAGGTGGGGATTTTGATGGACTTGTTAAAAAAGTAGATTATATTGCCGATATGGGCTATACAATATTATCAATTGGTTCAGTATTCGAGACAAAAAAATATGATGGCTCGATGGTGACGAGTTATTCAGCGTTAGAATCACATTTCGGTACAGAAGAAGAATTTCAAAATATGCTACATACATATCAAAATCAAGATATTAAAATAATGGTCGATTTCCCGCTTTCAAATGTAAGCCCGAATCATGAATGGGCTTCAGAAGCTGGGTTTGTAACAAGTGCGAATGACGGTAAAATTCAATGGGATTTAACGAATACAGCAGTACAAGACAAGTTAATAGAAAGCGCGTCCCAATTCGTATCAAAGTTTGGTATTAATGGTGTGCGCTTAACGAATATTGAGTCGGCGGATACGGCATTTTTAAATCGTATGATTGATACGTTAAAGGCTGGTAATAGCAATGTTTATGTCATCACAAATAGTGAAAGTGATGCGAACTTTGATGCAAAGTTTTATGAGGATACAGCGAACCTATTTACGAATGCTTTTAAAAATGTTGATTTAGACACTGGCGTATTGGAAACACATATCAATGAAGCTACTTCTGGTACACCTGTTCTATCAATGACAGATACAATTTGGTCGGATCGTTTTACATTGTCTTCAACAGAAGAGGAGATGTATCAACCAACTCGAAGTAAAATGTCGATTGCGAGCACATTATTATTACCAGGTGTTCCAGTTGTTACATACGGTTCTGAAATTGCGATGAATGGTACAGCTGGTGCAGAAGCACATCAATACTACAATTTTAAAACTGACTCAGAATTAGTCGATTACATTGGGAATTTACAGACTTTACTGAATGATTCAGATACATTACGTTCAGGGGAATTTAAATGGATTGAAAATGATAATGGCTTTATGGCATTTGAGCGTAAATCTGATAAAGAAGATTGGATTGTAGTCATTAATAATAGTAGTAAGACAAAGCGCGTTAATCTTCCTGTCGCTGAAATTGGGGAAGGAAAAGAAATTCGCGGAATGTTCGATAGTGAAATAATTCGTGCCAATAAAGATGGTAACTATACAATCATTTTAGATCGTGAAATGGTTGAGGTTTATCAAATAATCGATGCACGCGGAATTAATATGTCGTACATTATTGCACTTGGTTTAGTAGTCGTTATTTATACAACTTTCATGATCGTAGTGATGAAGCGCGGGAAAAAACGTCGAACAGAGCAAGTGAATAACGGATAA
- a CDS encoding ATP-dependent Clp protease ATP-binding subunit, with translation MQFNQTQDNRPPLEQFGRNLIEQVKNGKMDPVIGRDEEIRNVIRILSRKTKNNPVLIGEPGVGKTAIVEGLAQRIVRRDVPEGLKDAELYELDMSALIAGASYRGQFEERLKAVLKQVKESEGRIILFIDEIHTIVGAGKTDGAMDAGNMLKPMLARGELHCIGATTLDEYRMYIEKDPALERRFQQVLVREPSIEDTVSILRGIKDRFEEHHRGVRIHDRAIIAAAQLADRYITDRFLPDKAIDLVDEACAMIRIEIDSMPQELDQSMRRLTQLKIEQQALKKEKDDASKKRLEVLSSEIGQLEATMKAMKEQWELEKNGLQMVRDKKDELKKFEAERDDLYLSGSNFARASELQYSEIPKLEQEVAQLEAQLKETEDNRMLREEVTEEEIAKIISRWTGIPVTKLVEGEREKLLRLKDTLHERVVGQETAVTYVTEAVWRARSGIKDPNKPIGSFLFLGPTGVGKTELAKALAEQLFDSEEHFIRIDMSEYMEKHSVSRLVGAPPGYIGYEEGGQLTEAVRRNPYSVVLLDEIEKAHPDVANILLQVLDDGRITDSQGRMVNFTNTVIILTSNIGSQYLLEQTEQSEELVQIALRQHFKPELLNRMDDIIMFHALSNEHFHAIAWKYVHQLQARVAEQEITLKVEDVVVDWIVKHGIDPQFGARPLKRFVQRHLETVVARELLKGDVVVGGTLELALENDSLVIRKG, from the coding sequence ATGCAATTTAATCAAACACAAGATAATCGTCCGCCATTAGAACAATTTGGGCGCAATTTAATTGAACAAGTTAAAAACGGCAAAATGGATCCAGTTATTGGCCGTGATGAAGAAATTCGTAATGTAATTCGTATTTTATCGCGTAAAACGAAAAATAATCCGGTATTAATTGGGGAGCCTGGTGTTGGTAAAACAGCAATCGTTGAAGGATTAGCACAGCGTATAGTGCGTCGCGATGTTCCGGAAGGATTAAAAGATGCAGAACTCTATGAGTTAGATATGAGTGCGTTAATTGCAGGAGCTTCATACCGAGGGCAATTTGAGGAACGTTTAAAAGCGGTGTTAAAGCAAGTAAAGGAATCAGAAGGACGCATTATTTTATTCATCGATGAAATTCATACAATTGTTGGTGCGGGAAAAACAGATGGTGCAATGGATGCTGGGAATATGCTGAAGCCAATGCTTGCGCGTGGGGAGCTGCACTGTATCGGCGCAACAACACTAGATGAGTACCGTATGTATATTGAAAAGGACCCTGCGTTAGAGCGTCGTTTCCAACAAGTATTAGTGCGTGAACCATCTATTGAAGATACGGTGTCAATTTTACGTGGAATTAAGGATCGCTTTGAAGAGCATCACCGCGGTGTTCGTATTCACGATCGTGCCATTATTGCAGCGGCACAATTGGCAGACCGTTATATTACGGACCGTTTCTTACCAGACAAAGCCATTGATTTAGTCGATGAAGCATGTGCAATGATTCGTATTGAGATTGATTCCATGCCACAGGAGCTAGACCAATCAATGCGTCGTTTAACGCAATTAAAAATTGAACAGCAAGCGCTGAAAAAAGAAAAGGACGACGCAAGTAAAAAACGTCTAGAAGTTTTATCAAGTGAAATTGGTCAACTTGAAGCAACGATGAAAGCAATGAAAGAGCAATGGGAGCTAGAGAAAAACGGCTTACAAATGGTGCGTGATAAAAAAGATGAGTTGAAAAAATTTGAAGCCGAGCGCGATGACCTCTATCTTTCTGGCAGTAACTTTGCACGTGCTTCTGAGCTGCAATATAGTGAAATTCCAAAACTTGAACAAGAAGTTGCACAGCTTGAGGCGCAGTTAAAAGAAACTGAAGATAATCGTATGCTACGAGAAGAAGTAACAGAAGAGGAAATTGCAAAAATTATTTCGCGTTGGACAGGCATTCCGGTTACGAAATTAGTGGAAGGGGAGCGCGAAAAATTATTGCGCTTAAAAGACACATTGCATGAACGTGTAGTAGGCCAAGAGACGGCAGTAACGTATGTGACAGAAGCGGTGTGGCGCGCACGTTCAGGTATTAAAGATCCGAACAAACCGATTGGTAGCTTCTTATTCTTAGGACCAACTGGTGTTGGTAAAACAGAATTAGCAAAAGCATTAGCCGAGCAGCTATTTGATTCTGAGGAGCATTTCATTCGTATTGATATGAGTGAATACATGGAAAAACATTCCGTATCTCGCTTAGTCGGTGCGCCTCCAGGATATATCGGTTATGAAGAGGGCGGGCAGTTAACTGAGGCCGTACGTCGTAATCCGTATTCAGTTGTGCTTTTAGACGAAATCGAAAAAGCGCACCCAGATGTAGCGAATATTTTACTGCAAGTGTTAGATGATGGACGCATTACCGATAGCCAAGGGCGTATGGTGAATTTCACGAATACGGTAATTATTTTAACGTCTAATATTGGTTCTCAATATTTATTAGAGCAAACCGAACAATCAGAAGAGCTTGTGCAAATCGCGTTACGTCAGCACTTCAAGCCAGAGTTACTAAACCGTATGGACGATATAATTATGTTCCATGCGTTATCAAATGAACACTTCCACGCAATTGCTTGGAAATATGTCCACCAATTACAAGCGCGTGTGGCTGAGCAAGAAATTACTTTAAAAGTAGAGGATGTGGTAGTCGACTGGATTGTCAAACACGGTATTGACCCACAATTCGGTGCACGCCCATTAAAACGCTTTGTGCAGCGCCATTTAGAAACGGTAGTTGCACGTGAATTGTTGAAGGGCGATGTTGTCGTGGGTGGTACGTTAGAACTTGCGTTAGAGAACGATTCGTTAGTAATTCGAAAAGGGTAG
- a CDS encoding metal-sulfur cluster assembly factor produces MAIDQDMKDSMLGALENVIDPELGIDIVNLGLVYDVDLTDEGLAIVTMTLTSMGCPLGPVIVDQVNTALNELPEVKEVKVDIVWQPAWSKDNMSRYAKMALGIR; encoded by the coding sequence ATGGCGATTGATCAAGATATGAAAGACAGCATGTTAGGTGCATTAGAAAATGTAATTGACCCTGAGTTAGGTATTGATATCGTAAACTTAGGTTTAGTATATGATGTTGATTTAACGGACGAAGGTTTAGCAATCGTTACAATGACTCTTACGTCAATGGGTTGCCCATTAGGTCCTGTTATTGTAGATCAAGTAAACACAGCGTTAAACGAGCTTCCTGAAGTAAAGGAAGTAAAAGTTGATATTGTATGGCAGCCAGCATGGTCAAAGGACAATATGTCGCGCTACGCAAAAATGGCATTAGGGATTCGCTAA
- a CDS encoding 6-aminohexanoate hydrolase, which yields MIDVLDRWMLESVVNFNIFVGIMTFIYIGSLLVLFFVGKKFGKPDERTNAIYLKIISSMFSTQLIMTGVFISLVDNDIQHFRQFLLLFQAIVFLVGAISAFRLYKKDFN from the coding sequence ATGATTGATGTATTAGACAGATGGATGCTTGAAAGCGTAGTAAATTTTAATATTTTTGTAGGAATTATGACATTTATTTATATTGGTTCTTTGCTGGTTCTATTTTTTGTGGGCAAGAAGTTTGGTAAACCAGACGAAAGAACAAATGCTATATATTTAAAAATCATTTCTAGTATGTTTTCTACCCAATTGATAATGACGGGTGTGTTTATTTCATTAGTTGACAATGATATCCAACATTTCCGCCAGTTCTTATTATTATTCCAAGCGATTGTATTCCTTGTAGGTGCAATAAGTGCTTTCAGACTATACAAAAAAGATTTCAATTAA